Proteins from a genomic interval of Scatophagus argus isolate fScaArg1 chromosome 6, fScaArg1.pri, whole genome shotgun sequence:
- the mob3a gene encoding MOB kinase activator 3A codes for MSLALKQVFNKDRTFRPKRKFEPGTQRFELHKKAQASLNAGLDLKQAVQLPHGEDLNDWVAVHVVDFFNRINLIYGTISDSCTDQTCPVMSGGPKYEYRWQDEHKYKRPTALSAPKYMSLLMDWIEVQINNENIFPTNVGTPFPKTFMQVAKKILSRLFRVFVHVYIHHFDRVSQMGAEAHVNTCYKHFYYFVTEFNLTDHKELEPLKEMTSRMCH; via the exons ATGTCCTTGGCCCTGAAACAAGTCTTCAACAAAGACAGGACATTCCGGCCAAAGCGCAAGTTTGAGCCCGGGACGCAGCGCTTCGAGCTGCACAAGAAGGCCCAGGCGTCTCTGAATGCAGGGCTGGACCTGAAGCAGGCAGTGCAGCTGCCCCACGGCGAGGACCTCAATGATTGGGTGGCCGTCCACGTGGTCGACTTCTTCAACCGCATCAACCTCATCTACGGCACCATCAGCGACTCCTGCACCGATCAAACCTGCCCCGTCATGTCCGGTGGGCCCAAATACGAATACCGCTGGCAGGACGAGCACAAGTACAAGAGGCCGACGGCACTGTCAGCCCCCAAGTACATGAGCCTGCTCATGGATTGGATTGAGGTacaaatcaacaatgaaaacatcttCCCTACCAACGTCG GTACTCCCTTCCCTAAGACCTTCATGCAGGTGGCTAAGAAGATTTTGTCTCGTCTGTTCCGGGTGTTTGTCCACGTCTACATCCACCACTTTGACCGCGTGAGCCAGATGGGGGCCGAGGCTCACGTGAACACCTGCTACAAGCATTTCTATTACTTTGTCACCGAGTTCAACCTCACGGACCACAAAGAGCTGGAGCCTCTG AAAGAGATGACCTCTCGGATGTGCCACTGA